GTGTAGCATGAAAATAGTGTATCTAGTTtagactgccatatctagcagatattgacaaagggaagacagatgtcgagagaccagtgaagaaatagatatgtatggaacaggttgactagaggcctattccctgaagtgaaggtaatcatatttgtatttaataggttgttgtcctcatatgtaaatattataattacatatatccataaataaaacctctttctctctctctaaatatatatacatagagagagaaagaatgtggggggcccccaactatgctggggccccgcacatgctaagggaggggcCTGTGTGGCGCAAACGTAACAtggcccatgcctcaagacacaccatccctacagtgaagtatggtggtggaagcatcatgctgtggggatgcttatcagcagggactgggcatcttgttaaaattgaaggatgAATAGATGGagtaaaatacagggaaatagtacacgagaacctgcttcagtccactaaaaaactgaagcttgggaggaaattcacatttcagcaggacaatgatcccaaacacaaggccaaagcaacattggagggatcaagaacaaaaaggtgaatgtcttaCATTGACCCAATCAaaatcctgatctcaatcccattgagaatctgtggcactctttgaaaattgtggtccacgtgcgatgtccaaccaacctgaatgacctcgtgcgaatctgccaagaagaatgggccaaaatccctccgacactgtgtgcaaagctggtacatacctaccccaaaagacttaaggttgttattgcagcgaaaggtggctctaccaaatattaatgtgtgggggttgaagcaacatgtttcagtttcttatgtttcttacaaatatttcccaacataaaaccaatgacatcttacaataattgattctgagtttcagtgtttcaaaatatatcgtacagaacgaaattacaatgtaccatttgtaattcagtaatatgagagcatatTGCCCTTGGAACTCGCTAAGGGATGACCCcctgagagacagcaacccagaggagtgagcaaaaAAGCACTCAGATGCtaaagtactcactcccagggcaggtcttctccagtccccagtGCTGCAGTTGTTTCCCTGAGGTATGGGTTGGAGCAAGAGATAAAGAGGAGAAATAAGGATGGAATATTTgtcttctttaaaataaaacatagtaTGACCCCAAAAACTGTTTTATTGCTGTTAAACTTTTTCAGGTAAATACAACAGAACTACTGCATTATACAGAAATACTTCAGTTGCATGAGGCCTTTTCCAAATGAGAAGAGCACGGACTACATGAGGGGTGGGGGATTTAACATCCATCACTCATCTGTTGAGTTGTAAAAGCACCTTCAACTCACAACTAGATTATGTGTTTAAAAAGGCACACTGTCTACCggctcttccagatgttgctggactgtaacaGTGTTCAATAACATTTGGAAAAACACACACTTTCCACTTCATTTACCACTTCACTTAATTTGCAGAAACAGCCCTCTGGTGGATTACTGAATATATAACCTAAGACAGCCATCAAAtagctcaggtgtggggaatctttggccctccagatgttgccaaactacaactcccattagccccagcaactgtggccaatggtcagggatgatgggagttgtagttcagcaacatagagGGTtgaaggttcctcacacctgatatGGCTGATTGCTTCCATACGTTGTGCTTTTAGCTTAACTGGTTTTGTTTAGAATTTTCTATGTTATGTTACTGAAACTTTGGTATTACGGATTCAAATTTATATTACTGAAATTGtagtgctgttttttcagtttgTATATTATAAGCCACCTGGGATACAGGTTCTTTTTGGAAAGGCAACATACTCTTATAATCTAAACTATCTTAATCTAACCAAGCTCCTGTGATGGGCAAGGACACAGAGGGATCTATTTTTCTACAAAGTTAAGTACAATTTCATCTGCTTGTTTAGAAGTCACCCAGACACATGAATCTAACTGACTTTCATTCTTAAGAGCACAGGCTTTTGCACCCTCACAAAGTAGCTTTGGAAAACTGGGATTGCACTAAGTTAGCATCATCAACATAGCCATTTTTCAAAAACAGAACCCAGGAAGCTGAAGCTCTGAAAATTGAAGACTTAATAGGCAATGGCACAAGTAtgatatttttaaatagttttttaaaagaaattcaccTACCTTTTCAGCATATTCTGAGACTATTTGCTTGATCTCATCAGACTGAAGTCCAACTATCTGTCCTACGGTGCTTGCAGTCAGCTTCCCCTGAAAGTTCAACAAAAGCCTTTATGAAAGCATATAAATGGACAACTTTTCAAAACAAGGACAGTTCAATTTGATATGAATGCAATGTCTGTTCACATGAAGGATTACAATTAAGTGCATTACCTGACCTCTATGAAAGCAACAAGGCTTGGATGGAGTAAACAGTACttgtgggatggggtggggggaagaagagGCACACAGATAAAGATTATTGAGAGAAtagccataataataataataataataattttattggtcgcctatctgtccaggttagtggacactctaggcgacttacaatagctaaaagctatacataatctACAATATACAAAACAATCTACAGTcctaacaatttaaaaccaatttccagttaaaacatcataaaattaatcctcctcaatcccataggcctgcctgaaaagccaggtttttaaggctcgacgaaaacctaccagggagggagcatgtcggagatcatacggaagggaattccagagggtgggggccacaaccgaaaatgccctctctctggtccgcaccagcctagctgttttagccggtgggaccgagagaaggtcttgagaggcagatcttgtaaggcggcataattggtgattctggaggcgctccttcagataaactgggccgaaaccgtatagggttttaaaggtcaacaccatgaatcgggcccggtaaacaactggtaaccagtgaagatctattaatactggagtgatgtgatcacggcgacagctGCGCTTGATGAAgcacgccgccgcattctgtaccagctgtaatttctggaccgttttcaagggtaaccccatgtagagcacattaccgtagtctaagcgagaggagaccagggcatgtatcacctgtgggagcagatgaacagggaggtagggtcgcagcctctgtatcagatgtaattgataccaagctgcccgactcactgccgaaacctgagcctccatggacagctgggagtcaagaatgaccccgaggctgcggacctggtccttcaggggtaatctcaccccattaagtaacaggtctgtaatacccaaccttcctctgtctcccacaagtaacacctcggtcttatcgggattcagcttcagtctgttctctcccatccaaccatttatggactccaggcacttggacatggtatccacagccaactctggtgaagatttaaatgagagatagagctgagtgtcatccgcatattggtgacacttcagcccaaaactcctgatgatagcccccagcagtttcacatagatattgaacagcatgggagagaggatcgaaccctgtggcactccacaattaaggggccaagggtctgaaacctccactccatcaccagggttttgaccgggcgaccttcagtcagctccaaatcacccagcgcattcaggaacccctgaggttccatcaggcgtctggggcggaccatcctaataggtccttgtcccctgcggagggtgtgtggcatcgagaagtctatattcaccagatagtgatctgaccatgacacagaagaaacagcccccattttcagagcacttccctcccctcccgagacaaacacaaggtcaatcgcatgaccggctacatgggtgggccctatattactaaggtgcagatcccatgaagtcatgggaagtcctaggagaaggaagcctatagaaagctagttttcaacaccaccctagcaggaatgcttcaggggacactgtaaacaaggctaaattccagtcggagagaagggggaaaaggaaactccaccgacacatacagggagagagtcagctcagtccctgctaaaaagggcagcttcagccttcctgaaacacaaccacaagctctgtttccctaggttaaagaaaggtcaggctgttctaggtgggaaaacaacaaacacaaaagagttgcctggaaggcgcagccccttgattagattaaaagcagccaaaagcttaaacagccccgcccctcgctcaggaaggaaggaagcctgagagaatacagGCGGCGGCgggaaggaagagaaagaggaaagggtTGATATGGCGACAGCGCTCCCCCCCCACCTCCTGCTCCTGCTTTTGGTGCTGCCTCGGATGGGAGGACAAGCCGCTGCCGGGAAGATGAAAGTAGTGGAGGAGCCCAGCAGCTTCGGGCTCAACAATCCCTTCCTGCCTCCCTCGAACCGCCTCCAGCCCAAAGCGGCCCCCTCCCCTCTGTCAGGTCCTGCACATCTTTTTAGACTGGCAGGCAAGTGCTTCAGTTATGTGGAGTCTTTGTACAAATATGAGTTCTGCCCATTCCATAATGTCACACAGCATGAGCAGACTTTCCGGTGGAATGCCTACAGTGGGATTCTCGGAATCTGGCATGAATGGGAAATTGAAAACAATATGTTTGTTGGGATGTGGATGAGAGATGGAGATTCATGTGAAACCAAGAACAGACAGACAAAGGTTCTTCTTGTATGTGGAAAGAACAACAGATTGGCTGATGTGTCTGAACCAAGCACTTGTGTTTATTCTCTTACATTTGAAACGCCACTTGTTTGTCACCCACATTCTCTCTTAGTGTACCCAGCTTTGCCTGAAACCCTCCGGAGAAAGTGGGATGAAGTGGAGCAGTTGCGTCATGATGAGCTAATCACAAAACAGGGATACAAGAAACGGTTGAGAGAGGTATTTGAAGAAGCTAGCTTTTTTAAATTTACAGGAGAGAAAGTGAGTGAAGGAAAGAGAACAAAACCTCAAAATTTGGAATTCCACTCGCTGGAAAAGTGCAATAAGGTACAGAAATTGGCTGGTGATTTGTGGCAGTCATTTGTTGGCCTGTGTTCTGCTCCCTGTACCATTTTAGTAGATAGTCTCTTAAAAAATAAGTGCAGAGGCTGTGTGTTACAGGTGTGTGAGAGGTTGCTGAAATGCATAGCGTCAGGGAATGTGGCCCAGCACTTCTGTGGATGAGGGTTCTTTGTGAAGATCGTCAAGGCTGTATTGGGTGTCAAGCCTGCTAACTGATGGCTGAATTTGAGCAGATCTCCCAGATGGAAACTTCGTCATGTTTCAGAGGGACTCAGactttgttgcttttgttttcacGGCTTCTCTACTTTGGGGTATTTTATGAACATTATGTTAAATTGTTATCTGTATCGttatttatctgtattttatcattattgttttcagatttttaatgtctgttatatttgtatgcctattttgtacgtcgcccagagtggctggatagccagccagatgggcgactacgaaattcaataaataaaataaataaataaataaataaataaaataaagagttaagccccagctgatagccatcagcctcaagtaacacatcattggctggcagcagcagctgggaggaaccagccacacatataaagtcagagcaccctagcgagggagcctgctccacgagctagagggagccccagctgacgaagcgtcaaggcgagttaagcagcagagcgagttcggcagcagggcgaggaggccagggccccccactctgcccatctgttccctgacctcaactaaaccgcagtctccaacccattgacgtaataaaccttaaacaaaactatgcaggtaagaagccagcaggggtgtggggcctttccagtgttttgcaccgcctgcagcatgtacgactatctgcctgttggacagaagtcgtgggtgtgctctcggtgcaatgagctcctggctctccgggaacgacttcatttccttgaggccaaggtggcggacctggaaaagctgagagaggcagagaggtgtgtggaggaggccttcagggacgttatagctgtgtcccactccaacgatgatagctctcctgctatcatggacaacgatggtctcggggaaggagagcatccagctgaggaagagggaaacgatcccttagaagggacccattccttgggggatgagcagctatcctctcgtgccgaggatatatctccagggggtggagggatccttgtagtgggtgattcgatcattaggaacatagacagtggggtgtgtgatgggcgtgtagaccgcaaggtgttttgcctgcctggtgcgaaggttgcggatatcgcccgtcgtttggatagtttggtagacagtgctgggaaggagtcagtggtcgtggtgcacgttggcaccaacgacatggggaaatgcagccgtgaggtcctggaagcaaaatttaggttgctaggtaggatgctgaaagccaggacctccaaggtggctttctctgaaatgctaccggttccacgtgcaggaccagccagacaggcccagctttgcagtctcaatgcgtggatgagacgatcgtgtcgggtggaagggtttggatttgttaggcactggggaacattttgggacaagccgggcctgtacaaaagggacgggctccacttgaaccagaatggaaccagactgctggcacttaaaattaaaaaggtagcagagtagcttttaaactgactgaggggggaaacccgacaggagctgagaaaggtccggttcggaataaacctcccccctgggataaaaaccaaagaaatgatgaaattttaaaaggggtaggcctagaagtaggcattgtgagagcaggggcacaggatatcaattcagaagagcaaaattaccacaggcctaaccacaagtgccaaagacacttgaagagagacactgcttacaagtgcctgtacgctaatgctaggagcctccgaaccaagatgggagaactggagtgcttggtcttagaggacagcattgatatagtgagcataaccgagacctggtggaatggagaaaaccagtgggatacggttatccctggatataaactatatcggaaggacagggaaggacgtattggtggcggagtcgctctatacgtgaaagaaggcattgaatccagcaagctcgaaaccccaaaagaggcagactcctccacagaattgttgtgggtggtgataccgtggcccaggagggacttaatactgggaacgatctatcgtccccctgatcaaaatgctcagggagaccttgagatgagatatgaaattgaggaagcatccaaactaggaaatgtggtagtaatgggtgacttcaactacccggacatagactggctgcatatgtgttccagtcatgacaaagaagcaaagtttctagatattctaaatgactattccctagaccagttggtcatggaaccgaccagagggacggcaaccctggacttaatcctcagtggggaccgggacctggtgcgagatgtaagtgttgttgaaccgattgggagcagtgaccacagtgctattaaattaaacatacatgtaactggccaattgccaagaaaatccaacatggtcacatttgacttcaaaagaggaaacttcacaaaaatgaggggattggtaaaaagaaagctgaaaaacaaagtccagagggtcacatcactcgaaaatgcttggaagttgtttaaaaacactatattagaagctcaactggaatgcataccgcagatcagaaaaggtacccccagggccaagaagatgccagcatggttaacgagcaaagtcaaggaagctcttagaggcaaaaagtcttccttcagaaaatggaagtcttgtccgaatgaagaaaataaaaaagaacacaaactctggcaaaagaaatgtaagaagacaataagggatgctaaaaaagaatttgaggagcacattgctaagaacataaaaaccaacaacaaaaaattctataaatacattcaaagcaggagaccatctagggagacaattggacccttggatgataagggagtcaaagaagtactaaagaacgataaggagattgcagagaagctaaatgaattctttgcatctgtcttcacagtggaagatatagggcagatccctgaacctgaactaacatttgcaggaagggattctgaggaactgagacaaatagtggtaacgacagaggaagttctaagcttaatggacaatataaaaactgacaaatcaccaggcctggatggcatccacccgagggttctcaAAGAacccaaaggtgaaattgctgatctgctaactaaaatatgtaacttgtccctcaggtcctcctccgtgcccgaggactggaaagtggcaaatgtaacaccaatcttcaaaaagggatccagaggggatcccggaaattacaggccagttagcttaacttctgtccctggaaaactggtagaaagtatgattaaagctagattaaccaagcacatagaagaacaagccttgctgaagcagagccagcatggcttctgcaagggaaagtcctgtctcagtaacctattagaattctttgagagtgtccacaagcatatagatagaggtgatccagtggacatagtgtacttagactttcaaaaagcgtttgacaaggtacctcaccaaaggcttctgaggaagcttagcagtcatggaataagaggagaggtcctcttgtggataaggaattggttaagaagcagaaagcagagagtaggaatcaacggacagttctcccaatggaggactgtagaaagtggagtccctcaaggatcggtattgggacctgtacttttcaacttgttcattaatgacctagaattaggagtgagcagtgaagtggccaagtttgctgacgacactaaactgttcagggttgttaaaacaaaaagggattgcgaagagctccaaaaagacctctccaaactgagtgaatgggcggaaaaatggcaaatgcaattcaatataaacaagtgtaaaattatgcatattggagcaaaaaatcttaatttcacatatacgctcatggggtctgaactggcggtgaccgaccaggagagagacctcggggttgtagtggacagcacgatgaaaatgtcgacccagtgtgcggcagctgtgaaaaaggcaaattccatgctagcgataattaggaaaggtattgaaaataaaacagccgatatcataatgccgttgtataaatctatggtgcggccgcatttggaatactgtgtacagttctggtcgcctcatctcaaaaaggatattctagagttggaaaaggttcagaagagggcaaccagaatgatcaagggaatggagcgactcccttacgaggaaaggttgcagcatttggggctaattagtttagagaaaaggcaggtcagaggagacatgatagaagtgtataaaattatgcatggcattgagaaagtggatagagaaaagttcttctccctctctcataatactagaactcgtggacattcaaagaagctgaatgttggaagattcaggacagacaaaaggaagtacttctttactcagcgcatagttaaactatggaatttgctcccacaagatgcagtaatggccaccagcttggacggctttaaaagaagattagacaaattcatggaggacagggctatcaatggctactagccatgatggctgtgctgtgccaccctagtcagaggcagcatgcttctgaaaaccagttgccggaagcctcaggaggggagagtgttcttgcactcgggtcctgcttgcgggcttcccccaggcacctggttggccactgtgagaacaggatgctggactagatgggccactggcctgatccagcaggctcttcttatgttcttatgttcttatggtttcaatgaaatcccgaggggctcccatgagtGCAGTCTCAGCGTGTAAATTAAAATCCCCCACAACCAATAAGTTGGGGGAAAGCACCCGCAcgcccgagaccacctcgagcaccttggtcagggagtctgctgtgcagcggggaggACGGTAcgcaagcagaatccctaaactgccctttgggcccaacctccagtacatgcaatcaacaaacttggtctcatggagagggggtctggcgaaaaccaaggattcccgatagatgactgccacaccccctccccgtctaccaatcctcggctgctgtgcgtattggaaaccggctggacacatggcctcaagtataggagccgaggcctcatccagccaggtctccgtaatacataccaggtctgcgttctcatccaagatcatgtcatggatgagtgctgttttttgtaccacagacctggcattacacaacagcagtcaaagattggatggagtcctgcatcccccagttatcttctggttgagGACAggtccggaacaagggatggatattatatcccttgttcccctatgcTCCCCTATGTTCCCCTATAGCCTAGCAAGCCTTTTCTGATGCCATGAAATCTCTCCTCAAGAATGGGAATAGGACATGTGGTATATATAACCTTAGCAAGGCTCTTTCATGACAATGGCTTAGTTAGGTCAAGTCAGTGGATAGGAACAGCTGCTGCTTCACTGTGGAAGTCTCTTATTTACAGTAAGAGACAAGGGGCATTTTGAGATTCATACCCCAGGAATGGGAAAAAAGCCTGGGCATGTAGAAGAGGGACCATGCATATGTGCCAGGTGGGAAGAGTGTGAATGACATCTGCTGGTCCCTGAACACAGGTGCAGGAGAATAAAATTTACATGCTTGTATAGAAGTGATAAGCATTAATATGATTGAATGAATGCATGGTTGAGGCATGTATATCGTGCAGCAGAAGAAAGGAAGTGGACCTCAGTATAGGGGAAAGGAAGCAGGGGAAAGGAAGTGGACTTCAGTATAGCCTAGGAAGGCAAGAAGGCTCTTGAAGAGTTTAGAAGTCTATGGAGATGGGGAAACAGGAAGAATTTGCAAGAAGCAGTACCTCTCTAATgatcatttttaaacatttaataagCACAGATATAGACAAGACTTTCTTCACTTTTCTCTTCCTGAAGGTGAGCAAATAAATCAGGAAGTCTCCCATTAAGTATAGTTTCCCATTTTGTCTGAATCGGGAATCTGTGGTTAATAGCTCTGGAACAAGCCAAGATATTAAGCCATGGTTTCAGGTTGTCTTAACATCGTGGCTTATTCAGAAGCTATTAAACTACAGTGTCCTGGTTTGGTCAAAATAGGAAACGAGAATAGATGACTTCGTGGTTTGTTTGTGGTTTCCTACCACAAAGGGAGGAGTTAAAGGGCTATATGAAGTCAAAATGCTTGTTCATATCTTGGCTTATTGAGCTGCTATCATTCAAGCTCTCCTTTGTAGACAAGAGAGCAACAGGTAAAGGCTTAACAGCTTATAAAAAGACCACCTTTTAAGCTTGATAGCCTTTTTGTTGTATCAATTTACATTTTTGTTTAATGGCTCAGGCAATCTGACCCCACTTAACCCAATTTCAAGGGTTGTGATAGCTTTCAAGTCAATTTGCAGGCAGAAGAAGAAACAACAGGGCTATGAATAACTTAAGCTGTATATACTGTGCTACAGATTTAGTTTTGTAGACACAGAATGCAACTGGATGATTAGAAATTTAGGTTCTTTACTTTC
This DNA window, taken from Rhineura floridana isolate rRhiFlo1 chromosome 2, rRhiFlo1.hap2, whole genome shotgun sequence, encodes the following:
- the LOC133376075 gene encoding N-acetylglucosamine-1-phosphotransferase subunit gamma-like is translated as MATALPPHLLLLLLVLPRMGGQAAAGKMKVVEEPSSFGLNNPFLPPSNRLQPKAAPSPLSGPAHLFRLAGKCFSYVESLYKYEFCPFHNVTQHEQTFRWNAYSGILGIWHEWEIENNMFVGMWMRDGDSCETKNRQTKVLLVCGKNNRLADVSEPSTCVYSLTFETPLVCHPHSLLVYPALPETLRRKWDEVEQLRHDELITKQGYKKRLREVFEEASFFKFTGEKVSEGKRTKPQNLEFHSLEKCNKVQKLAGDLWQSFVGLCSAPCTILVDSLLKNKCRGCVLQVCERLLKCIASGNVAQHFCG